TAGTTGTAGCTCAGTAAAATTTTATTTAGATTCACCAGTTTCTAACTCTAGGAATTTAAAATATAAAATATTAGAGTTAGCTGAAAACTGGAAAATGGATATCGAGGTTGAGTTAGTTAATAATGCAGATATTATCTTAGAAAATTTAGATAGAGTCGTTAGTAGTGATGCAGCAATAATAGACAAATGTATAAGTTACTTTAATCTTAGTAAATCTATAATAGAAGAATATATAAAAGATGCTAATGTTATAGATTTTAACTAAGTTATCATTTTACAAATATTTACAATAAACTTAAAAATACTTAATATATATTTTATGAATTAGAAATTAAAAATTCTAATACTTTATCTTAATAAAATTATAAAAAATATAGAAAATTAATAAAAAAATACCTTTAGTTAAAGTTAAATTTAGATAAAGGTATTTTTTATTAATTTGTAGCTTGTTATTAATATTTGTAATTTTTATCAAGTTTATGATATAGTAACATTGCTTATTTAATTGTATACAAAAACGAATAAGTAATGTTACTATTAAAAATTTAAACTTACTGAGGACATATTTATATTGACTGGAGAGGAGCGTTGGTAAGGAATGAAAATTTCAATTGTTGGAGCCGGAGCAATGGGTTCACGTTTTGGATATATGTTACATGAAGCAGGAAATGAAGTTATTTTAATTGATGCATGGAACGAACATGTAGAATCTATAAATAAAAAAGGTTTAATTGTTAATGACAACGGATTAATAAAAAAGGTAAAAATACCAGCTGTTTTACCTGAAATGTCTACAGAAACACCTGATTTAGTTATTTTATTCACTAAGTCAATGGGATTAGAGTTTATGTTGGAGTCTATAAGAGGTATTTTAGGAAGAGATACAAAGGTCTTATGTTTATTAAATGGATTAGGACATAATGAAACTATTGAAAAATATGTTGATAATAAAAATATTTTTATGGGAGTTACTTTATGGACGGCTTCTTTAAAAGGTCCAGGTCATGTTGAACTTTCTGGTGGTGGAAATTTAGAAATACAAAACATTGATCCTGAAATGAAAGAATGTGCAAGACAAGTTTGCGACATATTTAATGATGCAGGGCTTAATGCCATATATAGCGAAAATGTATTATTATCAATATGGCGAAAAGCATGTGTAAATGGAGCTATAAATAGTAGCTGTACTATTTTAGACTGTAATATAAAACAGTTTGGTAAACTAAAACAAGCCCCTAGAATAATTAGAAGTATAATAAAAGAATTTAGTGATGTCGCTAATGAATTTGGCGTAAAGTTGGATGTTGAGGAAGTAGCAAGATTAGTAGAAAGTACTTATGATCCAAGTAAAGCTGGTGAGCATTATCCTTCAATGCACCAAGATTTAATTCAAAATGGACGTTATACAGAGATTGATTATATAAATGGATATATATCTAAAAAGGGTAAAGAGTTTAATATAGATACTTTATATAATGATTTAATTACTAATCTTATTCATGGAAAAGAAGAGTTAATTATTAGTTAAAAAATTAAAATAAATAATAATAAAAAGCTATTGGATATTTTCCAATAGCTTTTTTAGAAGTAATAAACTAATAGAAAATAAATACATATAAAACATAACGCTAAGTATTATCTTATAACGCTGTCTTATATATTTACTATTATATTATTATTAAAATATAAAATCAATAAAAAATAATAAAAAACAATAAAAAATATATACAAATAATAAAAAATAATAAAAAATTAAGCTTAATAGGTATATAAAACATATTATATGATATTATTTAATAATGTTAATAATAATAAAATATTGCTGAAATTTAGGTTTAGATTAATTTATTTATAAAAATTTTAAACAACTTATAAAAAACTTTACAATTTAATTTATGAAATATAGATAATGATAAATCTAAATATAAGGAGGGTATTATGTTTGTTGAAGAAAGGCATGATAAGATAATCTCAAAGTTAAATCAAAATGGAAAGGTAAAAGTTAAAGAATTGAGTGAAGAATTTAATGTAACGGAGGATTGCATTAGAAAAGATTTAACAGCGCTTGAGAAACGAGGGCTTTTAAAGCGTACATATGGTGGTGCTGTTTTTCTTAGAACAAATGTTCATAATGTTCATTTAGATTCTAGAAAAAGCGTATATTTAGAAGAAAAGAAAAAAATAGCACAAAAAGCAGTATCATTAATAAAAGAGGATGATACTATTTTCTTAGGTTTATCTACTATAAATATTGAATTAGCAAAAATAATATTAGAGAAGGATTTACCTGTAACAGTAGTTACAAATATGATAGAAATTATGCAGTTATTTGCAACTGATTGTAATATAAAGCTAATATTTATAGGTGGAACGTTTAATAAACATAAGGATGGATTCTTAGGCGCATTTTCTATAGATTTAATAAGTAGATTTAAATTTGATATTTCTTTTTTAGGAGTAGCAGGTATTGATGTATATGATAATAGTGTATCTACATGTGAGGTAGAAGATGGTATCACAAAACAAGCTATACTAAAAGCAAGCAAGAGTTGTTATATTCTAAGTGAAATCAATAAATTTAATAGAGACGGGAATTATACATTTGCAGGGTTGGGCGATTTGACAGGATTAATTACAAGTGAAATATTTGATATAAATATATTAGAAAAGTTAAGAGAGTGTGATTTAGAACTAATTATTTCTAAATAAAAATAGATTAGATAATTATGAAAAGATATTAACTACATCCTAATAAATATCATACATATATTATTAAGACATATTTTTAGGGAGAAAAGCTATGAATGATAAAAGTAAGCAGACTGTAGTTGATACTAAAGAAGCAAATGTAACAGGTGAACACTCTAATGATAAAGTAATATTATTAGGAGCGTATCCATATGAAGATAGTAATTACTTAGATAATGTTGAGTTAGTATTAAATAGAGAAAATTCTGAGCCAATTAGCATTAAATTTCCCTATAGTGGATATAATATACAACTTTTTACAGCGGATTTTACAGGAGATAAGAAATCTGAGATTATGGTAAGAGGAGGATATGGAGGTAGTGGAGGTTTTGAAATAGGGGTTATTTATACGTATGAAAATGGAACATTAGTAGATATATTTAATCACGAGAATTTTAATAATAGCAATCCTTGTACATCGAAGTTTAAAGATAATTATAAGGTTTCTGTTAACTGTGGGAAAAGTAAATATTTAATAGATATATCCAAGAGACCTAAAGATTATCTAGATTCTATATACACTCCTAATAAAACTGTAAATACGTCAATAAATCCTTATGTAGACGCTCCAATAGGAATATATCCAATAAAAGAAATTTATAACTCATATTATGAGCTTTTGATAGAACAAAGAATAGTTGGAACTGTAAATTTTGATACTATAGGAGTAATTCAAACTGTAATAGATATATTAAATTCCAAGCTAAATATATTAAGCAAAGGTGTTTTTCTATCAAGCTATGATGAAAGAAAGAAATATAAATAAATATTTAAACAAAAGTATTTTTATATATTGTAATACACCAA
Above is a genomic segment from Romboutsia lituseburensis containing:
- a CDS encoding 2-dehydropantoate 2-reductase, encoding MKISIVGAGAMGSRFGYMLHEAGNEVILIDAWNEHVESINKKGLIVNDNGLIKKVKIPAVLPEMSTETPDLVILFTKSMGLEFMLESIRGILGRDTKVLCLLNGLGHNETIEKYVDNKNIFMGVTLWTASLKGPGHVELSGGGNLEIQNIDPEMKECARQVCDIFNDAGLNAIYSENVLLSIWRKACVNGAINSSCTILDCNIKQFGKLKQAPRIIRSIIKEFSDVANEFGVKLDVEEVARLVESTYDPSKAGEHYPSMHQDLIQNGRYTEIDYINGYISKKGKEFNIDTLYNDLITNLIHGKEELIIS
- a CDS encoding DeoR/GlpR family DNA-binding transcription regulator yields the protein MFVEERHDKIISKLNQNGKVKVKELSEEFNVTEDCIRKDLTALEKRGLLKRTYGGAVFLRTNVHNVHLDSRKSVYLEEKKKIAQKAVSLIKEDDTIFLGLSTINIELAKIILEKDLPVTVVTNMIEIMQLFATDCNIKLIFIGGTFNKHKDGFLGAFSIDLISRFKFDISFLGVAGIDVYDNSVSTCEVEDGITKQAILKASKSCYILSEINKFNRDGNYTFAGLGDLTGLITSEIFDINILEKLRECDLELIISK